ATCATCATGAAACCACAAACTGCCATCAGAtggatcaaaaacaaaaagctaagTACTGGAATTATAAAATCCAGTATGCCCCCCAGCTCATTTTAAATCccaaacaagcagcaggttGTAGCATGTAGACGATATTACAGCTGATAACATCTGATCCTACTTGTTTCTCttgattttcttctctttaaGTTGGCCTCATTTCTGCCTCAACATACAAGAGACGTCAGGAGTTACACAGTGTCATTTAGTTTTAGCAGCAATGCACAGTGGTGAactgacaataaaacaacagtCTGGATTAAACCGTCACCATCTAAGCACCCAAGACACATTTTACATTAAGTTCTGAACCCCTGTGTAGATCAGAAACCCCTACTACTTTCCATTATCCTCAATTGTGAAGTGTACACGGAGAAAACACACTCTTATAACCTTGTATGTAGGTAAAATTCACCTAATCTGAAGCGGAATTCAAACTTGAACCATACACGTGAAAaacctgtaaaagaaaaatcaaaggcCACATATGTAGATGCTTATGTTACAAACGTCTCGTCCAGAAAACAACCGCATTGTGGAATGTCAGATGAAGTCATTCTGGGGTGAAGAAGTGTCTTTCTATCAAACAGGCActgattttaaagttttgaaaaaaatgaatgctaatgAGACTAGAAACTGGACATCAGGACAAGAGATAGTATGAAAACAACTGTAAATGGGACCTAAAGAAATGCAGTACATGTAGTCTGTATCTATATCAGGGAATATGAAAGGAGTCTTTGATCCACTGGTCCCTGGAGTTGCTGCTGGGTGATGGCAGAGACGAGGACGAAGACGACGGAGGCTGTGAGAGAGCTCTTGTCTCCTCCTCATCTTTCTCCTCTacgtcatcctcctcctcctcctcttcagagTATCCATTATCAGTGGGGAACGAGGCCTCAGACAGAAGCGAGGAGCCCTTGTAGTCCTGGATGGCCTCATGCAGAGACCACAGCTGGCAGAGCAGAGACATGTCGAGCTGACGCAGGCCGACCTGTTGGACACAATGCAGGAGTGTGAGGAGGGCGTGGAAAACTCAGAAGAattatacaccgatcagccacaacattaagaccactgacaggtgaagtgaacaacATCGATCACCTGGTTATAacgcaatgttctgctgggaaaccctGAGttttgacattcatgtggatgtttgagaTGTACCACACACTTGCAGGTCAAGCTCAGGAGTTCTGAGGAATATTCTGGTGAACACAACAAAGCTAAGGTGTTCATCCGAGTTCCACATTCCCCAGATctaaatcttattgagcatctgtgggatgtaccaggataagcctgatctaggtaggtcccatcCTCCAaaccacaggacccacagaattcactgctaCCGTCCCGGTGCCACAGGACACCTCCAGAGGTCCTGAGTCCATGCTCCACTGCGTCAGAGGAGTTTAAGCAGCATAAATGGGACCAATacaatattagacaggtggtcctaatgttatgcctgatcagtgtatagATGCTGACAGGAAATACAGCTTAAGTGATTCATCAAACACTTGACTAGCTGTCAAACATTAGATAGCAGATTAACTGGTGGACATTTGTGGATGTTaccttgggctttgggaaacaaaCCACAAGATGGTGAACCACCAGCTCACAGTTTTGATCATGGACTACTTTAGCAACCGACCACAGTATGTGACGTTAGAGGACAGTGACTCCCACAGTCTTGCCTCTTTTTCTGGCTCTCTTCATCCTCGCCTTCTATACTGCAGACTTTCCATAGAACTTCAGCCAACTCTCCCCTGATGACTCCCAATTGTCGGCCTCACCACAGATGAAGATGACACAGTCTGATCCAGAGCTTTGTGGATTAGTGTAGCAGAACTACCTCCATATCAATGCTGGGAAAACTAAAGAACTAATGGTGGACTTCCACACTCAACCCACATCAGTGAACATCCAGGAAATGGACACTGAGATGGTGATGTCTTATAAGCACCTGGATGTTCAACAGAACTGGTTGGACAACTCTCTCTATGAGAAAGGACAGAGTAGACTAAATGCTGAGAAGACTCTGGTCTTTTGGACCTGAGGGGTGGCAGTGTTTCTCCAGCAGACAGGAAAAGACTTAACAAGCTGGTAAAGAAGGCCCTTTCTGCCCTGAGATGCCCCTTTGACCCAGGGGAGGTGGTGAGAGACAAGAGGATGCTGGCTGACAACACGTCCCACTTCCTGCTGGACGCTCTGATAGAGAGATCCTGCAGGCCTTTTACTTCCTCCTGTGGTCAAACTCTACAACCAGCGCTGCCCCCAGGAGCCCACACAATGCAGAGACAAACATATTTCACTCTGGTGCAACATCAACACATTCGGCCAGTATGTCATGAAAATTCTGTAAATTTCAAGCCCTTGAATGCTGTTTTATCATTCTGCACTAAGAATTATCACTGGTAGTGAGAACACTCATTATGAATTGCTAAACTTGGATAATCGTCACTCACTGTAAGACATGACAAACACTGGGTTTACCGATATTTATAAGGCTCTTACTGtcctcattgttgtcatttaatGTGAGCCTTTACCAAACACTCAAATGACTGGATTACGCTTTAACTGAAATTGGAAAATCCATTTGCAACACGAAATAATTTGCAAAAGAATCTAAagtttggctcatttttaatgtttggggTATTCAGgatttttcagctgctcttgttttagctgatttgtttgcttttaaaaccTAAATGGACTGATTATGGTTTTCATATTACTAACTTTTCCGTTTGATATTTTATAGTTAGGAGAGTTCGTGTgccaataattttcaaaatgttctttCTTACATTGTTGATTGAATGAATGCCTGAATAAAtaactgaatgaatgaaaaggaaaaactccatataaacttttttttaaaaaaaacatatggaTGGAATCCATGCAATGTAATTATTTCTGCTAATAGAAGAACCCGTGCAATACTAAAGACACATgcaattttgatttaaaaaaaaacacatccagagCAATCAGTGCAGCATCTGGATGTCCACATATGAAAGAATCAGTACTTGTGtgtatttgcatttatttatttatttgtaccgGATTTCCCTATACGTTTGAACTATCCCTTTAATTGCTGTAGCTACACATGTATCCACTCTGGGCTTAATAAAGGCTgattttatcttatttaataGCCGTTTAttgggagaaaaacaaaataaacactcTGACCAAGCTATTATGATTAATAGTCTCATTATGGCCACCACTTGAAAAATGATCTGGCTCCTCCACTGCACACATATCCCAAAGAAACATCCTCTGAATATAAATATCAGGAAAATGCAGCTCACCATCTCTTTCCGCAGCAGCGCCAGAGCAGCGTCCAGCCCGCCCGGTTTGCTGGGACCCCTCTGCACGTCTCCTCGGCTGATGTCGGCCTGGATTCGGGCTCTCTTGCTGTGCACCTTCTCGATGTCCCGCCACGACCCGCCGCTGGAGTTTAGGATGCCGATCAGGCCTTTGGGCAGCGGCGGGAGCCCCTCTGCGGACGAGACACCGCCCACCGGACGGTCCGCCGCGCTGCGCCAACTCCGGTCCATCAAGACGCGGCACCGCGGAGACGCAGCGACGAGATTTTACGCACGTGAAAAACTCTCAGGAAAAGCTGGATCACACACAAATGCGCATCACACTGACTTGAGCATCACCTATGCGTGGTGTTTTCTCATCGCAGGACAGAGATCCGTCTTGGAAAAGGAAAGCAAACTGATCTGGATGTGACTGAATCTGAGGCTTCCGggctttgttttcttctctcctttgtGTTTCACTGACATCGACCTGCTCCGCCCCGACGTGACCTCCCCACGTCGCGCCGCTGTCAAACCGTCTCCGGCTGCTTTAACAGGATTAAGGCTGAGCTTTGGTTACAGCTGATCTGAACTGACAAGCTTAACACCGCCATA
This genomic stretch from Acanthochromis polyacanthus isolate Apoly-LR-REF ecotype Palm Island chromosome 17, KAUST_Apoly_ChrSc, whole genome shotgun sequence harbors:
- the fam89b gene encoding leucine repeat adapter protein 25 — its product is MDRSWRSAADRPVGGVSSAEGLPPLPKGLIGILNSSGGSWRDIEKVHSKRARIQADISRGDVQRGPSKPGGLDAALALLRKEMVGLRQLDMSLLCQLWSLHEAIQDYKGSSLLSEASFPTDNGYSEEEEEEDDVEEKDEEETRALSQPPSSSSSSLPSPSSNSRDQWIKDSFHIP